Proteins co-encoded in one Arachis hypogaea cultivar Tifrunner chromosome 13, arahy.Tifrunner.gnm2.J5K5, whole genome shotgun sequence genomic window:
- the LOC112736979 gene encoding disease resistance protein RPV1 isoform X2 yields the protein MDCMRIQSPLSVEKNWKYDVFVSFRGETRFNFTDHLYAALRRHGMVAFRDDTRLEKGGPISSGLLEAIEGSQILIVVFSINYASSTWCLRELAQIADCINIPGQCVLPVFCEVSPSEVRKQSGNYEEAFMKHEQRFKDDGEMMEQVRRWRAALTQVANLSGWDVKKDKSQSAEIENIVKMVTSIVSPKPSSNLSDDIVGMHSPLQELEKLLVLDSEDDVRVVGICGMGGIGKSTLATILYEAISHQYDVPCFVDDVSETYRHYGPLGVQKQLLCQAFKEEYFLICNLSLANNNLIQTRLRHRKVLIVLDNVDEGIQLEKLAIKRERLGRGSRIIIVSRDEHILREYGVDGVYKVPLLNDENALQLFCRKAFKCNHVAQDYRRLTNSALTYANGLPLAIRVLGSFLFGRNVSEWSSALVRLKEKPTKDILDVLRISYDGLEEMEKEMFLDIACFFPAGHEDWYVEDILSIRGFQPDIGLRILIDKSLITNEGNTICMHDLLRDLGRSIVREKSPKEPRKWSRLWNQKDLSDVLRENKAAENLEAIVLPRFHQNREEMSERTTLRVEALSQMRHLKLLILREVNFLGRPNFLSNGLGYLDWEDYSFTCLPSSFQPNKLVKLILHYSNIKELWEGIKDLHNLTYLELCHSKNLVKIPNLSQAPNLEYINLKGCVKLVHLDASIGSLEKLLYLNLENCKNLVSIPNSIFHLNSLKYLHLSGCWKLLKYQLLEKPRQSKQLNTGQSVQSHMTTSICKTLTRPLNFLSSRKRANSVGLLVPTLSRFPALVYLDISFCNLVQIPDAIGQLRCLRRLNIGGNNFVTPPHCIKELPKLRVLNLEYCKHLKWLPSTLLPIRRVYYGGIYVFNCPNLSDTEGCGVTVISWMIKMIQELKFQGGSANRTRVIQ from the exons ATGGATTGCATGAGAATCCAAAGCCCCTTGTCTGTTGAGAAGAATTGGAAATATGATGTGTTTGTGAGTTTTAGAGGGGAGACTCGCTTCAATTTCACCGATCATCTTTATGCTGCTCTCCGCAGACACGGCATGGTTGCCTTCAGGGATGATACCAGGCTCGAGAAAGGAGGACCTATATCATCAGGCCTTCTGGAAGCTATTGAAGGATCACAGATTCTGATTGTTGTCTTCTCTATTAACTATGCTTCTTCCACATGGTGCTTGCGAGAACTCGCACAGATAGCTGACTGCATTAACATACCGGGACAGTGTGTTCTGCCTGTTTTCTGTGAAGTGAGTCCATCTGAGGTGAGAAAGCAAAGTGGAAATTATGAAGAAGCCTTTATGAAACATGAACAAAGATTCAAAGATGATGGTGAGATGATGGAGCAAGTGCGAAGATGGAGGGCGGCTCTAACACAAGTAGCTAATCTCTCTGGCTGGGATGTGAAGAAGGATAA GTCACAATCTGCTGAGATTGAAAATATTGTGAAAATGGTAACAAGCATAGTGAGTCCCAAACCATCATCAAATCTATCTGATGATATAGTTGGGATGCATTCTCCTCTACAAGAATTAGAAAAGCTTCTTGTTTTGGACTCAGAGGATGATGTTCGAGTTGTTGGAATTTGTGGAATGGGCGGCATAGGAAAGTCAACTCTTGCCACCATTTTATATGAAGCAATCTCTCATCAATATGATGTTCCATGTTTTGTAGATGATGTAAGCGAAACATACAGACATTATGGTCCACTTGGTGTACAAAAGCAACTTCTTTGTCAAGCTTTCAAGGAAGAATATTTTCTTATATGCAATCTTTCATTGGCAAATAATAATCTGATTCAAACTAGGTTACGGCATAGAAAGGTTCTGATAGTTCTTGATAATGTTGATGAGGGGATTCAATTGGAGAAGTTGGCTATAAAACGGGAAAGGCTAGGTAGAGGGAGTAGAATAATCATAGTTTCTAGAGATGAGCATATATTGAGAGAGTATGGAGTGGATGGAGTTTATAAAGTTCCACTCTTAAATGATGAGAATGCTCTGCAATTGTTTTGTAGAAAAGCTTTCAAATGTAATCATGTTGCACAAGATTACAGACGTTTGACAAATTCTGCATTAACATATGCTAATGGACTCCCGTTAGCAATTAGAGTGTTGGGCTCATTTTTGTTTGGGCGAAATGTGTCTGAGTGGAGTAGTGCATTAGTTAGATTGAAAGAAAAACCAACAAAAGACATTCTAGATGTGCTTAGAATCAGCTATGATGGACTTGAGGAGATGGAAAAGGAGATGTTTCTTGATATTGCATGTTTCTTTCCCGCTGGGCATGAAGATTGGTATGTAGAAGATATTTTAAGTATTCGAGGATTTCAACCTGATATTGGTTTAAGAATTCTCATTGATAAGTCACTCATAACTAATGAGGGGAATACGATCTGTATGCATGATTTGTTGAGAGATCTGGGTAGGAGTATTGTTCGAGAAAAATCGCCCAAAGAGCCAAGAAAGTGGAGTAGGTTATGGAATCAAAAGGATCTAAGTGATGTCTTGCGGGAAAATAAG GCAGCAGAAAACCTTGAAGCCATAGTTCTGCCAAGATTTCATCAAAATAGAGAAGAGATGTCAGAAAGGACAACACTGAGGGTTGAAGCTTTATCACAAATGAGGCACCTTAAATTACTCATCCTCAGAGAAGTGAATTTCTTAGGACGTCCTAATTTTCTTTCTAACGGGTTGGGGTATCTTGATTGGGAAGACTATTCTTTTACATGTTTGCCATCAAGCTTTCAGCCAAATAAACTCGTTAAATTAATCCTACATTATAGCAACATCAAAGAACTATGGGAGGGAATAAAG GATCTCCATAATTTGACATATCTGGAACTATGTCATTCCAAAAATCTTGTAAAGATACCAAATTTATCTCAGGCCCCAAATCTTGAGTACATAAATCTTAAAGGATGTGTGAAACTTGTTCACCTTGATGCATCTATTGGTTCTCTGGAAAAGCTTCTTTATTTGAATCTAGAAAACTGTAAAAATCTTGTGAGTATTCCCAACAGCATATTTCATCTTAATTCTCTTAAATATCTACACCTATCTGGGTGTTGGAAATTACTTAAATATCAGTTGTTAGAGAAACCAAGACAAAGCAAGCAGTTGAATACAGGTCAAAGTGTGCAAAGCCATATGACAACCTCCATATGCAAAACTCTTACAAGGCCTCTCAACTTTTTGTCTTCTAGAAAGCGTGCCAATTCAGTTGGTTTGTTGGTGCCTACTTTGTCCCGTTTCCCAGCTTTGGTATATCTTGACATAAGTTTCTGTAATCTAGTTCAAATCCCTGATGCTATTGGACAGTTACGTTGTTTAAGACGTTTAAACATAGGGGGAAACAATTTTGTTACACCACCTCATTGCATCAAGGAACTTCCCAAGCTAAGGGTGTTGAACTTGGAGTACTGTAAGCATCTAAAGTGGTTGCCTAGTACACTTTTGCCGATCAGAAGAGTATATTATGGAGGAATATATGTTTTCAACTGCCCGAATTTGAGTGACACGGAAGGTTGTGGTGTGACAGTTATTTCATGGATGATAAAAATGATTCAG